From a single Opisthocomus hoazin isolate bOpiHoa1 chromosome 6, bOpiHoa1.hap1, whole genome shotgun sequence genomic region:
- the B4GALT2 gene encoding beta-1,4-galactosyltransferase 2 isoform X3 gives MTRLLLGVTLERICKAVLLLCLLHFVIIMILYFDVYAQHLDFFSRFNARNVSRAHPFSNSSRPNGTVPSYGPAGAEAPSPSAKPRANQSATEKPLQPCQETPPGLVGRLLIEFSSPMSMERVQRENPDVRQGGKYTPPDCLPRQKVAILIPFRHREHHLKYWLHYLHPILRRQKVAYGIYIINQFGEDTFNRAKLLNVGFLEALKDDEEYDCFIFSDVDLIPMDDRNLYRCYEQPRHFAVGMDKFGFRLPYAGYFGGVSGLSKSQFLKINGFPNEYWGWGGEDDDIFNRISLNGMKVSRPDIRIGRYRMIKHERDKHNEPNPQSPTSTRFTKIQNTKMTMKRDGISSLQYRLVEVSRQPMYTNVTVEIGRPPARLARG, from the exons ATGACCAGGCTGCTCTTGGGGGTGACCCTGGAAAGGATTTGCAAGgccgtgctgctgctctgccttctccacttCGTCATCATCATGATCCTCTACTTCGACGTCTACGCGCAGCACCTGGACTTCTTCAGCCGCTTCAACGCCAGGAACGTCTCGCGCGCCCACCCCTTCTCCAACTCCTCCCGCCCCAACGGCACCGTCCCCAGCTACGGGCCGGCCGGTGCTGAGGCCCCGTCCCCCAGCGCCAAGCCCAGGGCCAACCAGTCCGCCACGGAGAAGCCCTTGCAGCCCTGCCAGGAGACTCCTCCTGGCTTAG TCGGGCGCCTGCTCATCGAGTTCAGCTCTCCCATGAGCATGGAGCGGGTGCAGCGGGAGAACCCTGACGTGCGCCAGGGTGGCAAGTACACCCCCCCAGACTGCCTGCCGCGGCAGAAGGTGGCCATCCTCATCCCCTTCCGGCACCGCGAGCACCACCTCAAGTACTGGCTGCACTACCTGCACCCCATCCTGCGCCGGCAGAAGGTGGCTTACGGCATCTACATCATCAACCAG TTCGGCGAGGACACCTTCAACCGTGCCAAGCTGCTCAATGTGGGGTTCCTGGAGGCGCTCAAGGACGACGAGGAGTACGACTGCTTCATCTTCAGCGATGTGGACCTCATCCCCATGGATGATCGCAACCTCTATCGCTGCTATGAGCAGCCACGGCACTTTGCTGTTGGCATGGACAAGTTTGGGTTCAG GTTGCCGTACGCCGGCTACTTCGGCGGCGTCTCTGGGCTGAGCAAGTCCCAGTTCCTGAAGATCAACGGCTTTCCCAACGAGtactggggctggggaggagaggacgATGACATCTTTAACCG CATCTCCCTGAACGGCATGAAGGTGTCGAGGCCCGACATCCGCATCGGGAGGTACCGCATGATCAAGCACGAACGTGACAAACACAACGAGCCCAACCCGCAGAG TCCCACCTCTACCAGATTCACCAAGATCCAGAACACCAAAATGACGATGAAGCGGGACGGGATCAGCTCGCTGCAGTACCGGCTGGTGGAGGTCTCCCGCCAGCCCATGTACACCAACGTCACGGTGGAGATCGgcaggccgcccgcccgcctggCCCGGGGCTAG
- the B4GALT2 gene encoding beta-1,4-galactosyltransferase 2 isoform X1, giving the protein MWEIRGPWIPAAPGVRGASPPAAGGERTCTAGRSGPWLEPPPCPAERTCPPACAQKMTRLLLGVTLERICKAVLLLCLLHFVIIMILYFDVYAQHLDFFSRFNARNVSRAHPFSNSSRPNGTVPSYGPAGAEAPSPSAKPRANQSATEKPLQPCQETPPGLVGRLLIEFSSPMSMERVQRENPDVRQGGKYTPPDCLPRQKVAILIPFRHREHHLKYWLHYLHPILRRQKVAYGIYIINQFGEDTFNRAKLLNVGFLEALKDDEEYDCFIFSDVDLIPMDDRNLYRCYEQPRHFAVGMDKFGFRLPYAGYFGGVSGLSKSQFLKINGFPNEYWGWGGEDDDIFNRISLNGMKVSRPDIRIGRYRMIKHERDKHNEPNPQSPTSTRFTKIQNTKMTMKRDGISSLQYRLVEVSRQPMYTNVTVEIGRPPARLARG; this is encoded by the exons ATGTGGGAGATAAGGGGACCCTGGATCCCGGCAGCTCCCGGCGTCCGGGGGGCCTCACcgccagcagcaggaggagagaggacCTGCACCGCTGGCC GATCGGGACCGTGGCTGGAGccgcccccctgccccgctgagcGCACATGTCCGCCTGCCTGTGCCCAGAAGATGACCAGGCTGCTCTTGGGGGTGACCCTGGAAAGGATTTGCAAGgccgtgctgctgctctgccttctccacttCGTCATCATCATGATCCTCTACTTCGACGTCTACGCGCAGCACCTGGACTTCTTCAGCCGCTTCAACGCCAGGAACGTCTCGCGCGCCCACCCCTTCTCCAACTCCTCCCGCCCCAACGGCACCGTCCCCAGCTACGGGCCGGCCGGTGCTGAGGCCCCGTCCCCCAGCGCCAAGCCCAGGGCCAACCAGTCCGCCACGGAGAAGCCCTTGCAGCCCTGCCAGGAGACTCCTCCTGGCTTAG TCGGGCGCCTGCTCATCGAGTTCAGCTCTCCCATGAGCATGGAGCGGGTGCAGCGGGAGAACCCTGACGTGCGCCAGGGTGGCAAGTACACCCCCCCAGACTGCCTGCCGCGGCAGAAGGTGGCCATCCTCATCCCCTTCCGGCACCGCGAGCACCACCTCAAGTACTGGCTGCACTACCTGCACCCCATCCTGCGCCGGCAGAAGGTGGCTTACGGCATCTACATCATCAACCAG TTCGGCGAGGACACCTTCAACCGTGCCAAGCTGCTCAATGTGGGGTTCCTGGAGGCGCTCAAGGACGACGAGGAGTACGACTGCTTCATCTTCAGCGATGTGGACCTCATCCCCATGGATGATCGCAACCTCTATCGCTGCTATGAGCAGCCACGGCACTTTGCTGTTGGCATGGACAAGTTTGGGTTCAG GTTGCCGTACGCCGGCTACTTCGGCGGCGTCTCTGGGCTGAGCAAGTCCCAGTTCCTGAAGATCAACGGCTTTCCCAACGAGtactggggctggggaggagaggacgATGACATCTTTAACCG CATCTCCCTGAACGGCATGAAGGTGTCGAGGCCCGACATCCGCATCGGGAGGTACCGCATGATCAAGCACGAACGTGACAAACACAACGAGCCCAACCCGCAGAG TCCCACCTCTACCAGATTCACCAAGATCCAGAACACCAAAATGACGATGAAGCGGGACGGGATCAGCTCGCTGCAGTACCGGCTGGTGGAGGTCTCCCGCCAGCCCATGTACACCAACGTCACGGTGGAGATCGgcaggccgcccgcccgcctggCCCGGGGCTAG
- the B4GALT2 gene encoding beta-1,4-galactosyltransferase 2 isoform X2, producing MWEIRGPWIPAAPGVRGASPPAAGGERTCTAGRSGPWLEPPPCPAERTCPPACAQKMTRLLLGVTLERICKAVLLLCLLHFVIIMILYFDVYAQHLDFFSRFNARNVSRAHPFSNSSRPNGTVPSYGPAGAEAPSPSAKPRANQSATEKPLQPCQETPPGLVGRLLIEFSSPMSMERVQRENPDVRQGGKYTPPDCLPRQKVAILIPFRHREHHLKYWLHYLHPILRRQKVAYGIYIINQFGEDTFNRAKLLNVGFLEALKDDEEYDCFIFSDVDLIPMDDRNLYRCYEQPRHFAVGMDKFGFRLPYAGYFGGVSGLSKSQFLKINGFPNEYWGWGGEDDDIFNRISLNGMKVSRPDIRIGRYRMIKHERDKHNEPNPQRFTKIQNTKMTMKRDGISSLQYRLVEVSRQPMYTNVTVEIGRPPARLARG from the exons ATGTGGGAGATAAGGGGACCCTGGATCCCGGCAGCTCCCGGCGTCCGGGGGGCCTCACcgccagcagcaggaggagagaggacCTGCACCGCTGGCC GATCGGGACCGTGGCTGGAGccgcccccctgccccgctgagcGCACATGTCCGCCTGCCTGTGCCCAGAAGATGACCAGGCTGCTCTTGGGGGTGACCCTGGAAAGGATTTGCAAGgccgtgctgctgctctgccttctccacttCGTCATCATCATGATCCTCTACTTCGACGTCTACGCGCAGCACCTGGACTTCTTCAGCCGCTTCAACGCCAGGAACGTCTCGCGCGCCCACCCCTTCTCCAACTCCTCCCGCCCCAACGGCACCGTCCCCAGCTACGGGCCGGCCGGTGCTGAGGCCCCGTCCCCCAGCGCCAAGCCCAGGGCCAACCAGTCCGCCACGGAGAAGCCCTTGCAGCCCTGCCAGGAGACTCCTCCTGGCTTAG TCGGGCGCCTGCTCATCGAGTTCAGCTCTCCCATGAGCATGGAGCGGGTGCAGCGGGAGAACCCTGACGTGCGCCAGGGTGGCAAGTACACCCCCCCAGACTGCCTGCCGCGGCAGAAGGTGGCCATCCTCATCCCCTTCCGGCACCGCGAGCACCACCTCAAGTACTGGCTGCACTACCTGCACCCCATCCTGCGCCGGCAGAAGGTGGCTTACGGCATCTACATCATCAACCAG TTCGGCGAGGACACCTTCAACCGTGCCAAGCTGCTCAATGTGGGGTTCCTGGAGGCGCTCAAGGACGACGAGGAGTACGACTGCTTCATCTTCAGCGATGTGGACCTCATCCCCATGGATGATCGCAACCTCTATCGCTGCTATGAGCAGCCACGGCACTTTGCTGTTGGCATGGACAAGTTTGGGTTCAG GTTGCCGTACGCCGGCTACTTCGGCGGCGTCTCTGGGCTGAGCAAGTCCCAGTTCCTGAAGATCAACGGCTTTCCCAACGAGtactggggctggggaggagaggacgATGACATCTTTAACCG CATCTCCCTGAACGGCATGAAGGTGTCGAGGCCCGACATCCGCATCGGGAGGTACCGCATGATCAAGCACGAACGTGACAAACACAACGAGCCCAACCCGCAGAG ATTCACCAAGATCCAGAACACCAAAATGACGATGAAGCGGGACGGGATCAGCTCGCTGCAGTACCGGCTGGTGGAGGTCTCCCGCCAGCCCATGTACACCAACGTCACGGTGGAGATCGgcaggccgcccgcccgcctggCCCGGGGCTAG